The Scyliorhinus torazame isolate Kashiwa2021f chromosome 7, sScyTor2.1, whole genome shotgun sequence genome has a window encoding:
- the LOC140426845 gene encoding zinc finger MYM-type protein 1-like, giving the protein MKGSEKGLQALFKNINRYADYVPCAAHSLNLVGEKAVSTVPEVVDYFGILQELYVFFSGSPRRWEILNTHGNLHFSLKSLSVTRWSAHYEAVWAIKNGYMGILQTLKHIFENSEKKPECKRDAKNLYHKLIKLEYAILTVVWEEVLGRFNKTNKKLQTPGFDVFERYLLLSSLFLFIKELRENSADRIAHYESEAKGLCEDITSSYSDASKRIVTRKFSDGTSGIASLKGADKFRIEVLYQLYDCLIIQLRKRIDPYEQIAKRFKFLSELVNNSEIDEDSIKLIISYYKDDIDHKLVNECYQFKDYLHLRKCQNTEENTSSKMQRAEVLQLICEQHRIEVFPNITTALKLYLTMPIMSCEAERNFSKLSFIKNKFWSTMTEEHLNSLCILSLENDIARKLSYNKTVHEYDARKNRKKSIL; this is encoded by the coding sequence atgaagggctcggagaaagggctgcaagcactctttaaaaacattaacaggtacgcagactatgtaccatgtgcagcccattcacttaaccttgttggagaaaaggcagtgtctactgtacctgaagttgttgactattttggcattttgcaggagctgtatgttttcttttctggatctccacgaagatgggagaTTTTAAACACAcatggcaatctacatttttctctaaagagtttaagtgtaactagatggtctgcacactatgaagcagtctgggcaattaaaaatggatatatgggtattttacaaactctcaaacatatttttgaaaacTCAGAAAAGAAGccagaatgtaaacgagatgcaaagaatttataccacaagttgataaagctggaatatgctattttaacagtcgtttgggaagaagtgctggggcgtttcaacaaaacaaataagaaactccaaacccctggttttgatgtatttgaaagaTATCTTCTGCTTTcatctttatttttgtttattaaagaactcagagaaaattcagccgataggattgcacactatgaatcagaagcaaaaggtttgtgtgaggatatcacctcaagttattctgatgcttccaaacgcattgttacaaggaaattttcagatggaacaagtggtattgcttctttaaaaggagctgacaaatttaggatagaagttctatatcaactctatgactgcttgataatccagttacgcaagaggattgacccatatgagcagattgcgaaaaggttcaagttcctctcagaattggtgaacaattctgaaattgatgaggacagtattaaacttataatatcgtattacaaagatgatattgaccacaaattagtaaatgagtgttatcagttcaaagattatttgcaccttaggaaatgccagaacacagaagaaaacacgtcaTCTAAAATGCaacgcgcagaagttcttcagcttatttgtgagcaacaccgaattgaggtgttccccaatattactactgcgctcaagctgtacttgacaatgcctatcatgagctgtgaagcagaaaggaatttttcaaagctatcctttataaagaacaaattttggtctaccatgactgaagaacacttaaattctttatgcatattgtctctagaaaatgacattgcaaggaagctctcatataacaaaactgtacatgaatatgatgctagaaaaaacagaaaaaagagcattttgtaa